In Streptomyces sp. NBC_01439, the following are encoded in one genomic region:
- the yczR gene encoding aminotransferase-like domain-containing protein — protein sequence MDLSRNPEQLVELLPDGWAGSGALFRGLAAALRRLVDEGDLAPDVRLPSERGLAAALALSRSTVVAAYDELRADGTLASRRGSGTRVTRRAGSGRRLGHELRRGQADSVFARLSQGPGSVISLAYAADAGTPELVEALRDVVVHDLPHLLSDAGYHPRGLYPLREQIAVHLSRLGLPTSPDEVVVTTGAHQAIALTAQMYLRPGSTVVVESPSWPGCFDLFSAHGARTVGVPIDEEGMLPALLAAPLAEHEPDLLFVMPSFHNPTGRLMSASRRRRIAELARQHDVAVVEDLAYSGRIGTRGKLPPPLGAFAPRGGEVLTIGSLSKSVWGGLQVDWLRAEEPVAARFARHKALADLGTPVLDQAVAVRLLPHLAELEQTQARSAARRLRHLTGLLEQSLPDWRWEPPVGGSALWIELPDADAGAFV from the coding sequence GTGGACCTTTCGCGGAATCCGGAACAGCTGGTGGAGCTGTTGCCGGACGGGTGGGCGGGGAGCGGGGCCCTGTTCCGCGGGCTCGCCGCCGCGCTGCGCCGCCTCGTCGACGAGGGTGATCTGGCGCCAGACGTCCGGCTCCCGTCGGAGCGCGGGCTCGCCGCCGCACTCGCGTTGAGCCGCTCGACCGTTGTGGCCGCCTACGACGAGCTGCGGGCCGACGGCACCCTTGCCAGCAGGCGGGGCAGTGGCACCCGAGTGACCAGACGGGCAGGGAGCGGCCGGCGCTTGGGGCACGAACTGCGTCGGGGGCAGGCCGATTCGGTCTTCGCACGGCTCTCTCAGGGTCCGGGCAGCGTGATCTCCCTGGCGTACGCCGCGGACGCGGGCACACCCGAACTCGTCGAAGCACTGCGCGACGTGGTAGTGCACGACCTCCCTCACCTGCTCTCCGACGCCGGCTACCACCCGCGGGGGCTGTACCCCCTGCGCGAGCAGATCGCCGTGCACCTCAGCAGGCTGGGGCTGCCCACCTCGCCCGACGAGGTGGTGGTGACGACGGGGGCGCACCAGGCCATCGCCCTGACCGCCCAGATGTATCTGCGGCCGGGCAGTACGGTCGTCGTCGAGTCTCCCAGCTGGCCCGGCTGCTTCGACCTGTTCTCCGCGCACGGCGCCCGGACGGTCGGTGTGCCGATCGACGAGGAGGGGATGCTGCCGGCCCTGCTGGCCGCCCCTCTGGCCGAGCACGAGCCGGACCTGTTGTTCGTGATGCCGAGCTTTCACAACCCCACCGGCCGGCTGATGAGCGCCTCCCGGCGCCGCCGCATCGCCGAGCTGGCCCGGCAGCACGATGTGGCCGTCGTGGAGGACCTCGCCTACTCGGGGCGCATCGGCACCCGCGGCAAGCTGCCGCCGCCATTGGGAGCCTTCGCTCCGCGGGGCGGTGAGGTACTGACCATCGGTTCACTGTCGAAGTCGGTGTGGGGCGGGCTGCAGGTGGACTGGCTACGTGCGGAGGAACCCGTCGCAGCGCGGTTCGCCCGTCACAAGGCGCTGGCCGACCTCGGCACCCCCGTCCTCGACCAGGCCGTCGCCGTCCGGCTGCTGCCCCACCTCGCCGAACTCGAGCAGACACAGGCCCGATCCGCCGCCCGCCGGCTGCGCCACCTGACCGGCCTGCTGGAGCAGTCTCTGCCGGATTGGAGGTGGGAGCCTCCCGTCGGGGGGTCGGCCCTGTGGATCGAGCTTCCCGACGCCGATGCCGGCGCGTTCGTATAG
- a CDS encoding LysE family translocator, with translation MSVLSDPHQLLLFVGASAALVGLPGPNLVYICTRSIAQGTRAGMVSALGVETGTLIHALATAFGVAALVSAEPAALKALTLLGAAYLLYLGIRSLTGAGSPDNSAQPVPSSLWRVYREGILVNVLNPKVMLFFLAFLPQWVSHDADGAQARTELLILAAITFTVALAMDLGYAATAGVLARRLRGRAAPGRGRTGTSSPSSTSDSRPPPCSADSNCRASTQCPDPAFPE, from the coding sequence ATGAGCGTCCTCTCCGACCCGCATCAGCTGCTGCTCTTCGTGGGCGCATCCGCCGCACTCGTCGGCCTGCCCGGACCGAACCTCGTCTACATCTGCACGCGCAGCATCGCCCAAGGCACCCGCGCCGGGATGGTCTCGGCACTCGGGGTGGAGACCGGCACCCTGATACACGCCCTCGCCACCGCCTTCGGAGTCGCCGCACTCGTCTCCGCCGAACCGGCAGCACTCAAAGCCCTCACCCTGCTCGGCGCCGCCTACCTCCTCTACCTCGGAATCCGTTCCCTCACCGGAGCCGGCTCGCCCGACAACTCGGCCCAGCCCGTCCCCAGCAGCCTCTGGCGCGTCTACCGCGAAGGGATCCTCGTCAATGTCCTCAACCCGAAGGTCATGCTCTTCTTCCTGGCCTTCCTGCCACAGTGGGTGAGCCACGACGCCGACGGCGCACAGGCCCGTACGGAACTGCTGATACTCGCCGCGATCACCTTCACGGTCGCGCTGGCCATGGACCTGGGGTACGCGGCCACCGCCGGCGTACTCGCGAGAAGGCTGCGCGGCCGCGCAGCGCCGGGCCGAGGCAGGACCGGTACCTCGTCGCCCTCGTCTACCTCGGACTCGCGGCCGCCGCCATGTTCAGCTGACAGCAACTGCCGGGCGTCAACACAGTGCCCGGACCCGGCCTTCCCAGAGTGA
- a CDS encoding DUF885 family protein, with product MNIAVHEVAPGHLAQRRILRHVPSEVRRSLQSYATSEGWAHYCEEMALEAGFGDGDPRHTAAVARDALLRLTRLACVIGLHTGELTHPQAAARFEAEAHTPPALAAQQATRCLLDPQAGDYTRGRFAILDLRDQARRHWGPGFTHTRFHTALLNLGAPPLALLPALLEVGRR from the coding sequence TTGAACATCGCCGTTCACGAGGTCGCCCCAGGACACCTGGCGCAGCGCCGGATCCTGCGCCACGTCCCGAGTGAAGTGCGCCGCAGCCTGCAGTCCTACGCGACCAGCGAAGGCTGGGCGCACTACTGCGAGGAGATGGCCCTGGAGGCGGGCTTCGGCGACGGCGACCCCCGGCACACCGCGGCCGTCGCCCGCGACGCACTGCTGCGCCTGACACGCCTGGCTTGCGTCATCGGGCTGCACACCGGCGAACTCACCCACCCACAGGCGGCCGCCCGGTTCGAAGCAGAGGCACACACACCCCCGGCACTCGCCGCACAGCAGGCCACGCGCTGCCTGCTCGACCCCCAGGCAGGCGACTACACCCGGGGAAGGTTCGCGATCCTCGACCTGCGTGACCAAGCCCGCCGGCACTGGGGGCCCGGCTTCACCCACACCCGCTTCCACACCGCGCTGCTCAACCTCGGCGCGCCACCACTGGCCCTGCTTCCGGCCCTGCTCGAAGTGGGCCGGCGATGA
- a CDS encoding HNH endonuclease has protein sequence MPPPGGEGSADGTDTDGNVQLLCRQCHRLKTRARTLGAAGAPFRGCRATSVRRR, from the coding sequence ATGCCCCCACCCGGAGGCGAGGGCAGCGCCGACGGGACGGACACGGACGGGAACGTGCAACTGCTCTGTCGTCAGTGCCACCGACTCAAGACGCGTGCGAGGACTCTGGGGGCCGCTGGTGCCCCGTTCCGAGGCTGCCGGGCTACCTCGGTGCGACGCCGATGA